The following coding sequences lie in one Komagataeibacter sucrofermentans DSM 15973 genomic window:
- a CDS encoding DUF6587 family protein, producing the protein MHVAGWLQALVAATLVMACAAYWLGRLFPPLGQKGWQATAGLLRRLHAPQALIRHAQTRARPRPKGGCGGCSGCAGGDCGPKN; encoded by the coding sequence ATGCACGTCGCAGGCTGGCTTCAGGCACTGGTGGCGGCAACGCTGGTCATGGCGTGCGCCGCCTACTGGCTGGGGCGGCTGTTCCCCCCGCTGGGGCAAAAAGGCTGGCAGGCCACGGCCGGGCTACTCCGCCGCCTCCATGCGCCGCAGGCCCTGATACGCCATGCGCAGACAAGGGCCCGCCCGCGCCCCAAGGGCGGATGTGGCGGCTGTTCAGGTTGCGCGGGCGGGGACTGCGGTCCAAAAAACTGA
- a CDS encoding cobalt-precorrin-5B (C(1))-methyltransferase — translation MEHTHTSLRRGWTTGSCATAAAKAAWAALCGQGFPDPVTITLPAGQSVAFALAAHGLGPDGAWAEVVKDAGDDPDVTHGAHVRVDVRRGASGSGVVFRAGPGVGTVTLPGLPIPPGEPAINPVPRRMIRTALTGADGHEPDAEVIISIAGGEEMARHTLNGRLGIVGGLSILGTTGIVVPFSCAAWIDSIHRGVDVARALGLPHVAGCTGDVSERATRALYDLPEEAMLEMGDFAGGLLKYLRRHPVARVTIGGGVAKMTKLAQGFLDLHSRRGQADMGRLAALAQGIGAPDALTGAIARAHSVAAAFALAAEAGHPLGPAVARGAWQTAGDVLAGTPCALDVLLFDRAGTLVARHGPHPVTG, via the coding sequence ATGGAGCATACCCATACCAGCCTGCGGCGGGGATGGACGACCGGCAGTTGCGCCACCGCCGCCGCGAAGGCTGCGTGGGCAGCCCTGTGCGGGCAGGGCTTTCCCGACCCGGTCACCATCACGCTCCCCGCCGGGCAGAGCGTGGCCTTTGCGCTGGCGGCCCATGGTCTGGGGCCGGATGGCGCGTGGGCGGAGGTGGTGAAGGATGCGGGCGATGATCCGGACGTAACCCACGGCGCGCATGTGCGCGTGGATGTGCGCCGTGGCGCGTCGGGCAGCGGTGTGGTGTTTCGCGCAGGCCCCGGCGTGGGCACCGTGACCCTGCCGGGCCTGCCCATACCGCCGGGCGAGCCTGCCATAAACCCCGTGCCCCGCCGCATGATCCGCACGGCCCTGACCGGCGCGGACGGCCACGAACCCGATGCGGAGGTGATCATCTCGATCGCGGGCGGCGAGGAGATGGCGCGGCACACGCTCAATGGTCGGCTGGGCATTGTGGGTGGCCTGTCGATTCTGGGCACGACGGGCATCGTGGTGCCGTTTTCCTGCGCCGCGTGGATCGACAGCATCCATCGTGGCGTGGACGTGGCGCGCGCGCTGGGCCTGCCGCATGTGGCGGGCTGTACGGGCGATGTGTCGGAACGCGCCACCCGCGCGCTGTATGACCTGCCGGAGGAAGCCATGCTGGAGATGGGCGATTTTGCCGGCGGCCTGCTCAAATACCTGCGCCGCCACCCTGTCGCGCGGGTGACGATTGGCGGCGGCGTGGCCAAGATGACCAAGCTGGCGCAGGGGTTTCTTGACCTGCATTCACGCCGGGGGCAGGCGGATATGGGCCGGTTGGCGGCTCTTGCGCAGGGTATTGGCGCACCGGATGCCCTGACGGGGGCGATTGCGCGGGCCCATTCCGTTGCCGCTGCTTTCGCGCTGGCTGCCGAGGCAGGTCACCCCCTTGGCCCGGCAGTCGCGCGGGGCGCGTGGCAGACGGCGGGCGATGTGCTGGCGGGCACGCCCTGCGCGCTGGATGTGCTGCTGTTCGACCGCGCGGGCACGCTGGTGGCCCGGCATGGTCCGCATCCGGTTACCGGCTGA
- a CDS encoding FeoA family protein: MRLNDLPRGTDAVIDSVDDNGSPDPVAARLRELGFVPGEAVRIVATAPLGGDPLAVRIGFTRFALRRTEAQRVRVHVAKGAA, from the coding sequence ATGCGACTGAATGACCTGCCACGCGGAACCGACGCCGTGATCGACAGCGTTGATGATAACGGCAGCCCCGACCCCGTGGCCGCGCGCCTGCGCGAGCTGGGCTTCGTGCCGGGCGAGGCGGTGCGCATCGTGGCCACGGCGCCGCTCGGTGGCGACCCGCTGGCCGTGCGCATTGGCTTCACCCGCTTTGCCCTGCGCCGCACCGAAGCGCAGCGCGTGCGCGTGCATGTGGCGAAAGGGGCGGCATGA
- a CDS encoding EAL domain-containing protein yields the protein MSKPNLSAEVLISALEQAIDATVIIDDRNEVIFFNQAASNLWGLDKKDVLGKNVNVLVPTLHRAGHDAFVERSRGSEHNRIVGTSREVEFTRSDGEYVCGELSLSKVVTHDGRIFFMGVMKNVTNESQQRKILILQNDVLQALASDMMIQDVADLLCRRVESFVPGTVAVLMLITPDGQLRVLSSPTLPKRYRASLESLYVSSSELEKLRVDPKHATRMVWDSYRSLGISLGLQQCFCTPVSTRSGQVKGIFALYAREDQGRNTWPQRIVDSCIPFCALAFEQNATQEHISHLANFDSLTGLLNRSSVHKVIEGMINKQDGNRQFAIFMLDIDRFRDINDALGHVYADQFLIEIAGRIRTIAKEDYVLSRSGGDEFVVVVPNCPHKEATAFAEQLLATMTMPMQIGQNTLTISCSIGISTYPDNGPDSESLLSTADVALRQAKEDGRGIFRFANLEKNQIAQDRLVLGSALRDSLAKGMLNLHYQPQVRTHTLELSGVEALSRWHHPHLGNIFPSRFIAVAEETGQIEAIGRWSLLEACRQIVKWDRDGVHVPTVAVNLSAVHFRNRALPEHIAALLKDHNLKPSRLTVEITESVMMDNSRDTEEVLQSIRNIGCGLSMDDFGTGYSSLSRLTRLPLTEIKIDRSFINDFEHDTNAQAVTMAVIGIGSRLGMTVVTEGVETEQQRDLLEKLNCDVMQGYLFAKPLAPGDFEKWMRQHQTIRQMLPATQAAKSVSPKKKSS from the coding sequence ATGTCAAAGCCCAACCTGAGCGCTGAAGTCCTGATTTCGGCACTGGAGCAGGCCATAGACGCAACCGTGATTATTGATGACAGGAATGAAGTCATCTTCTTCAATCAGGCTGCGTCGAACCTGTGGGGCCTCGACAAGAAAGACGTGCTGGGCAAGAACGTGAACGTGCTGGTGCCCACGCTGCATCGGGCCGGGCATGACGCCTTTGTCGAGCGCAGCCGGGGCAGCGAGCACAACCGCATTGTCGGCACATCGCGCGAGGTGGAGTTCACCCGCTCGGATGGGGAATATGTCTGCGGCGAACTTTCGCTGTCCAAGGTCGTGACCCATGACGGGCGCATCTTCTTCATGGGCGTGATGAAGAATGTCACCAATGAAAGCCAGCAGCGCAAGATCCTGATCCTGCAGAACGACGTGCTGCAGGCCCTTGCCAGCGACATGATGATCCAGGACGTGGCCGACCTCCTGTGCCGCCGGGTGGAAAGCTTCGTGCCCGGCACGGTGGCCGTGCTCATGCTGATTACACCCGACGGGCAGTTGCGCGTCCTGTCCAGCCCCACGCTGCCCAAGCGCTACCGTGCCTCGCTCGAGAGCCTGTATGTCTCGTCATCCGAACTCGAGAAGCTGCGCGTCGACCCCAAGCACGCCACCCGCATGGTGTGGGACAGCTACCGCTCGCTCGGCATCTCGCTGGGCCTGCAGCAGTGCTTCTGCACGCCGGTCAGCACGCGTTCGGGGCAGGTGAAGGGCATTTTCGCCCTCTATGCGCGTGAAGACCAGGGCCGCAACACCTGGCCGCAGCGCATTGTTGATTCGTGCATTCCCTTCTGCGCGCTGGCCTTTGAGCAGAATGCGACGCAGGAACATATCTCCCACCTTGCCAATTTTGACAGCCTGACCGGGCTGCTCAACCGCTCCTCGGTGCACAAGGTGATCGAGGGCATGATCAACAAGCAGGATGGCAACCGGCAGTTCGCCATCTTCATGCTCGATATCGACCGTTTCCGCGATATCAACGATGCGCTTGGCCATGTCTATGCCGACCAGTTCCTTATCGAGATTGCAGGGCGCATCCGCACCATCGCCAAGGAGGATTACGTGCTCAGCCGCTCCGGCGGCGATGAGTTCGTGGTGGTGGTGCCCAACTGCCCGCACAAGGAAGCCACCGCCTTTGCCGAGCAACTGCTCGCCACCATGACCATGCCCATGCAGATCGGCCAGAACACGCTGACCATTTCATGCTCGATCGGCATCAGCACCTACCCTGATAACGGGCCGGACAGCGAATCCCTGCTCAGCACCGCCGACGTGGCGCTGCGCCAGGCCAAGGAAGACGGGCGCGGCATCTTCCGCTTCGCCAATCTGGAAAAGAACCAGATTGCGCAGGATCGGCTGGTGCTCGGCTCGGCGCTGCGTGATTCACTGGCCAAGGGCATGCTCAACCTGCATTACCAGCCGCAGGTGCGCACCCATACGCTTGAACTCAGCGGTGTTGAGGCGCTGTCGCGCTGGCACCACCCGCATCTGGGCAACATCTTCCCCTCGCGCTTCATTGCCGTGGCGGAAGAGACCGGCCAGATCGAGGCCATTGGCCGCTGGTCGCTGCTCGAGGCCTGCCGCCAGATCGTGAAGTGGGACCGTGACGGCGTGCATGTGCCCACCGTGGCCGTGAACCTGTCTGCCGTGCATTTCCGCAATCGCGCGCTGCCCGAGCATATCGCGGCCCTGCTCAAGGACCATAACCTCAAGCCTTCGCGCCTGACGGTGGAAATCACCGAAAGCGTGATGATGGATAACAGCCGCGACACCGAGGAAGTGCTCCAGTCGATCCGCAATATCGGCTGCGGCCTGTCGATGGATGATTTCGGCACCGGCTACTCATCGCTGTCGCGGCTGACGCGCCTGCCGCTGACCGAGATCAAGATCGACCGCAGCTTCATCAACGATTTCGAGCACGACACCAATGCCCAGGCCGTGACCATGGCGGTGATCGGCATCGGCTCGCGGCTGGGCATGACGGTGGTGACCGAAGGCGTCGAGACCGAACAGCAGCGCGACCTGCTGGAAAAACTGAACTGCGACGTGATGCAGGGCTACCTGTTCGCCAAGCCGCTGGCACCTGGCGACTTCGAGAAATGGATGCGCCAGCACCAGACGATCCGCCAGATGCTGCCCGCCACGCAGGCTGCCAAAAGTGTTTCGCCAAAAAAGAAATCATCCTAA
- the feoB gene encoding ferrous iron transport protein B, with product MTPLNIALVGNPNCGKTALFNLLTGSRQKVANYAGATVERKEGWFTTPAGRSVRLLDLPGAYSLNATSPDEAVTRDVCAGTYRGETAPDLLVCVADATNLRLHLRFVLEMRSLGRPVVLALNMIDAAQRNGMEIDLPRLQAELGMPVVPTVGIKRNGARDLLARLDGVPPPVPTPLPPGTDLHAMVRQILADCVTHATPLSDRMEERLDRWVLHPVWGPVILLVLLFLMFQAVFAWAQPLMDGIDAGMGQLGEQVGRLLPDGVLRSLIVDGVIAGAGSVVTFLPQILILFLWILALEESGYLPRAAFLLDRLMSVAGLSGRSFIPLLSSFACAVPGIMATRTIQNPRDRLVTILVAPLMTCSARLPIYTLLIGAFIPHRNVAGFMNLQGLVLFGLYALGIMSALVVARIMRWRNPDRREATLLMELPAYRLPNPRDLALGLWERARIFLMRVGTTIVSLTVLLWGLSSFPKPPAGAIGPAIDWSLAGRIGHIMLPVFAPLGFNWQICVALIPGLAAREVAVGALATVYSLGSGADTDQAALQLGGLLPTHWSLPTALSLLAWYVYAPQCVATLAVIRRETGSWRVVALTAGYLFGLAYGAAFLTYHIARMF from the coding sequence ATGACCCCGCTCAACATCGCCCTGGTCGGCAACCCGAACTGCGGCAAGACGGCGTTATTCAACCTGCTGACCGGCAGCAGGCAGAAAGTGGCCAACTACGCTGGCGCTACCGTGGAGCGCAAGGAAGGCTGGTTCACAACGCCAGCGGGCCGCAGCGTGCGCCTGCTCGACCTGCCCGGCGCCTACAGCCTCAACGCCACCAGCCCCGATGAGGCGGTGACGCGCGACGTATGCGCGGGCACCTATCGCGGCGAGACCGCACCCGACCTGCTGGTGTGCGTGGCCGATGCCACCAACCTGCGCCTGCACCTGCGCTTCGTGCTGGAAATGCGCAGCCTTGGCCGCCCCGTGGTGCTGGCGCTGAACATGATCGACGCAGCCCAGCGCAACGGCATGGAAATCGACCTGCCGCGCCTGCAGGCGGAACTGGGCATGCCCGTCGTGCCCACGGTGGGCATAAAGCGCAACGGCGCGCGCGACCTGCTGGCCCGGCTTGATGGCGTGCCGCCCCCCGTGCCCACGCCCCTGCCGCCGGGCACCGACCTGCACGCCATGGTGCGCCAGATCCTGGCGGACTGCGTGACCCATGCCACCCCGCTGTCGGACCGGATGGAGGAGCGGCTCGACCGCTGGGTGCTGCACCCGGTCTGGGGGCCGGTGATCCTGCTCGTGCTGCTGTTCCTCATGTTCCAGGCGGTCTTTGCCTGGGCGCAGCCGCTCATGGATGGCATTGACGCGGGCATGGGCCAGTTGGGCGAACAGGTGGGCCGCCTGCTGCCAGATGGCGTGCTGCGCAGCCTGATCGTGGATGGCGTGATCGCGGGGGCGGGCAGCGTGGTGACCTTCCTGCCGCAGATCCTGATCCTGTTCTTATGGATCCTGGCGCTGGAGGAATCGGGCTACCTGCCGCGCGCGGCCTTCCTGCTCGACCGGCTGATGTCGGTTGCGGGCCTGAGCGGGCGCTCGTTCATTCCGCTACTGTCAAGCTTTGCCTGCGCGGTGCCGGGCATCATGGCCACCCGCACCATCCAGAACCCGCGCGACCGGCTGGTGACCATTCTCGTCGCCCCGCTCATGACCTGCTCGGCCCGGCTGCCGATCTATACGCTGCTGATCGGGGCGTTCATCCCGCACCGCAACGTGGCGGGCTTCATGAACCTGCAGGGGCTGGTGCTGTTCGGGCTTTACGCGCTGGGCATCATGTCAGCACTGGTGGTGGCGCGCATCATGCGCTGGCGCAACCCCGACCGGCGCGAAGCCACCCTGCTGATGGAACTGCCCGCCTACCGCCTGCCCAACCCGCGCGATCTGGCGCTGGGGCTGTGGGAGCGCGCGCGCATCTTCCTCATGCGCGTGGGCACGACCATCGTCTCGCTGACGGTACTGCTGTGGGGGCTTTCCAGCTTTCCCAAGCCGCCCGCGGGCGCTATCGGCCCTGCCATCGACTGGAGCCTGGCCGGGCGCATCGGGCACATCATGCTGCCCGTGTTCGCGCCGCTGGGCTTCAACTGGCAGATCTGTGTCGCCCTCATTCCCGGCCTTGCCGCACGTGAGGTGGCGGTGGGTGCGCTGGCCACGGTCTATTCGCTCGGCTCAGGGGCCGATACCGACCAGGCGGCCCTTCAGCTTGGCGGCCTGCTGCCCACGCACTGGAGCCTGCCCACCGCGCTTTCGCTGCTGGCATGGTACGTCTATGCCCCGCAATGCGTGGCAACCCTTGCCGTCATCCGGCGCGAGACCGGCTCATGGCGCGTGGTGGCGCTGACGGCGGGCTACCTGTTTGGCCTGGCCTACGGGGCGGCCTTCCTCACCTATCACATCGCGCGGATGTTCTGA
- the cobM gene encoding precorrin-4 C(11)-methyltransferase, whose amino-acid sequence MTVHFIGAGPGAADLLTLRGRDLLAKCPVCLYAGSIVPTEMLAHCPPDARLVDTAPLTLDLIEQEYIRAHAAGQDVARLHSGDLSVYSAVAEQIRRLDRNNIPWTMTPGVPAFAAAASVLGRELTVPEVAQSVVLTRVSGRASAMPEREKLAAFGATGATLAIHLAIHVLDRIVADLTPFYGADCPVAIVARATWPDQLVLRGTLGDICEKLAANPIERTALVLVGRALGTHDFRESALYNADYHRRFRS is encoded by the coding sequence ATGACCGTACACTTCATTGGCGCAGGCCCCGGTGCCGCCGACCTGCTGACCCTGCGCGGGCGCGACCTGCTGGCAAAATGCCCGGTATGCCTGTACGCAGGCTCGATCGTGCCGACCGAGATGCTCGCACACTGCCCGCCCGATGCACGGCTGGTTGATACCGCGCCGCTCACGCTCGACCTGATCGAGCAGGAATATATCCGCGCCCATGCGGCAGGCCAGGATGTGGCGCGGCTGCATTCGGGCGATCTATCGGTGTACAGCGCCGTGGCCGAGCAGATCCGCAGGCTCGACCGCAACAATATTCCATGGACCATGACCCCTGGCGTGCCCGCCTTTGCCGCCGCCGCCTCGGTGCTGGGGCGCGAACTGACGGTGCCGGAAGTGGCCCAGAGCGTGGTGCTGACGCGCGTGAGCGGCCGGGCCTCGGCCATGCCGGAGCGCGAGAAGCTGGCCGCCTTTGGGGCTACGGGGGCCACGCTGGCCATCCACCTGGCCATTCATGTGCTGGACCGGATCGTGGCCGACCTGACCCCGTTTTATGGCGCGGACTGCCCCGTGGCCATCGTGGCGCGCGCCACCTGGCCCGACCAGCTCGTTCTGCGCGGCACGCTGGGCGACATCTGTGAAAAACTGGCTGCGAACCCCATCGAGCGCACGGCTCTTGTTCTGGTGGGCCGGGCGCTGGGCACCCATGACTTCCGTGAAAGCGCGCTGTACAACGCCGATTACCACCGCCGCTTCCGCTCCTGA
- a CDS encoding bifunctional diguanylate cyclase/phosphodiesterase: protein MSAPHDNRLRALTHEDADFWADVVDNVLIVAITDRKGVITYVNDKFCEISQYSREELLGHTHRILNSGEHGKAFFREMYQTLFSGRTWYGNLCNRAKDGSHYWVATTIMPHRNAKGEITGFVASRFEITELMNTKVRLKKQAATDMLTGLLNRGGFNASLVTALENAKRPHPEPQALVMFDLDGFKPVNDIHGHHAGDEVLKVIAQRLIELIGPDDAISRLGGDEFAIILRHSLKLMPLETILTKVQNLLEEPIMLESATVRISGSIGATPITAADTLEGLQKNADVAVYAAKQSGGKQARMFTPSLHKTTMERAKILTEARKGVELRQFEVYYQPILNARTGRIEQAEALMRWHHPDRGLLSAGAFTDVFADSALAQIMETHLVQSFHDDIQKWKEAGLPSLRLAVNLSHLDLLNLEQQIDLFSEIRELNLEPSTFMLEVTEQMLQGRRAEKSRLRLRALAEDGFGLAMDNFGYGTVRLSTLRELPLQSLKLDRCLVRDIATDAEARNLLAALIKLGHGYNLAVTVEGVETQEEFDTVRALGVDYVQGFFISRAVSATELIRITQRDAWNPTKKTTT, encoded by the coding sequence ATGTCCGCACCGCATGATAACAGGCTCCGCGCCCTTACACATGAAGATGCCGACTTCTGGGCGGATGTGGTGGATAATGTCCTTATTGTTGCGATCACTGACCGCAAGGGCGTCATTACATACGTCAATGACAAGTTCTGTGAGATCAGCCAGTATTCCCGCGAGGAACTGCTTGGTCATACCCACCGCATCCTGAACTCGGGCGAGCACGGGAAGGCCTTCTTCCGCGAGATGTACCAGACCCTGTTCTCAGGCCGGACCTGGTATGGCAACCTGTGCAACCGCGCCAAGGATGGCAGCCATTACTGGGTCGCCACCACCATCATGCCGCACCGCAATGCGAAGGGCGAGATCACCGGTTTCGTGGCCAGCCGGTTTGAAATCACGGAACTGATGAACACCAAGGTCCGGCTCAAGAAACAGGCCGCGACCGATATGCTGACCGGGCTGCTCAACCGTGGCGGCTTCAATGCCAGCCTGGTCACGGCGCTCGAGAACGCCAAGCGCCCGCACCCCGAGCCGCAGGCGCTGGTCATGTTCGATCTTGACGGGTTCAAGCCTGTCAATGACATCCATGGCCACCATGCGGGTGACGAGGTGCTCAAGGTGATCGCGCAGCGCCTGATCGAGCTGATCGGCCCCGATGACGCGATCAGCCGCCTTGGTGGCGATGAGTTCGCCATCATCCTGCGCCACAGCCTCAAGCTCATGCCGCTCGAGACCATCCTGACCAAGGTGCAGAACCTGCTTGAAGAGCCGATCATGCTGGAAAGTGCCACGGTGCGCATTTCCGGCAGCATCGGGGCCACGCCGATCACGGCGGCGGACACGCTTGAGGGCCTGCAGAAAAACGCCGATGTGGCGGTCTATGCTGCCAAGCAGTCGGGCGGCAAGCAGGCGCGCATGTTCACGCCCAGCCTGCACAAGACCACGATGGAGCGGGCCAAGATCCTGACCGAGGCCCGCAAGGGCGTGGAACTCAGGCAGTTCGAGGTTTACTACCAGCCCATACTGAACGCGCGCACGGGCCGCATCGAGCAGGCGGAAGCGCTGATGCGCTGGCACCACCCCGATCGGGGCCTGCTCTCCGCGGGCGCATTTACCGATGTATTTGCCGACTCGGCCCTGGCTCAGATCATGGAGACGCACCTTGTGCAGTCCTTCCATGACGATATCCAGAAATGGAAGGAAGCGGGCCTGCCCAGCCTGCGGCTGGCGGTCAACCTGTCGCATCTGGACCTGCTCAACCTTGAGCAGCAGATCGACCTGTTCAGCGAGATCCGTGAGCTCAACCTTGAACCCTCTACCTTCATGCTGGAAGTGACCGAGCAGATGCTGCAGGGGCGACGGGCGGAAAAAAGCCGCCTGCGCCTGCGTGCGCTTGCGGAAGACGGGTTTGGCCTGGCCATGGACAATTTCGGTTACGGCACGGTCCGCCTGTCCACCCTGCGCGAACTGCCGCTCCAGTCGCTCAAGCTTGACCGCTGCCTCGTGCGCGACATCGCCACCGACGCGGAAGCCCGGAACCTGCTCGCCGCCCTCATCAAGCTCGGCCACGGCTATAACCTGGCCGTAACGGTGGAAGGCGTGGAAACGCAGGAGGAATTCGACACCGTGCGCGCGCTGGGTGTGGATTACGTGCAGGGCTTCTTCATCTCACGCGCGGTTTCGGCCACGGAACTGATCCGCATCACCCAGCGCGATGCGTGGAACCCGACGAAGAAGACGACGACCTGA
- a CDS encoding cobalamin biosynthesis protein, whose protein sequence is MIVAGLGLRSGCDAQALIALVLAAQERCGRQADLVAVPAFRYREAGVQAAARHMGLALRVVTHDELLAAQPRCITRSARAQAAIGVASVAEGCALAAAGPHSRLIVPRLTGSGATCAMAQGEDE, encoded by the coding sequence ATGATCGTGGCCGGTCTGGGCCTGCGCAGCGGGTGCGATGCGCAGGCACTCATTGCCCTCGTGCTGGCCGCACAGGAACGCTGCGGCAGGCAGGCGGACCTTGTGGCCGTGCCCGCCTTCCGCTACCGCGAGGCCGGCGTGCAGGCCGCAGCCCGTCATATGGGGCTGGCGCTGCGGGTGGTCACGCATGATGAACTGCTGGCCGCCCAGCCGCGCTGCATCACCCGTTCTGCCCGCGCGCAGGCTGCCATAGGCGTGGCCTCGGTGGCGGAAGGCTGCGCGCTGGCGGCGGCAGGGCCGCACTCAAGGCTGATCGTGCCGCGCCTGACGGGCAGCGGTGCAACATGTGCCATGGCACAGGGAGAGGATGAATGA
- a CDS encoding cobyrinate a,c-diamide synthase, whose protein sequence is MTRGLMIAAPRSGGGKTTLTLALLAALRRRGVAVRGAKTGPDYIDPAFHEALTGRTSLNLDSWAMPPGLLDGVMAQAQAGCDVLVAEASMGLFDGLMGPAGGRGAPADIAARYGLPVLLVLDISGQGQSAAATALGFATLDPAVKIAGVILNRVGSPRHAAMATQAMEAIGLPVLGAFGRDTQLELPERHLGLVQAREHGGLDALAERLATQAERDLDLDAILACTTPPRLPAPASSLCAVPPPGQRIAVADDAAFSFLYAHIIAGWRQAGAELHPFSPLADEGPGEDCDACWLPGGYPELHAGRLAACGNFRTTLARFARTRPVHGECGGFMVLGESLTDKAGETHRMTGLLGHATSFAKRRMNLGYRSATLREGCAIGPAGTVLRGHEFHYATVTDPGRDTPLADMTDGYGVDRGTGGARRGHVSGTFFHVLSTLEDAA, encoded by the coding sequence ATGACACGAGGGCTGATGATCGCCGCCCCCCGCTCGGGCGGAGGCAAGACCACGCTCACACTCGCCCTGCTGGCCGCCCTGCGCCGCAGGGGTGTTGCCGTGCGCGGCGCCAAGACCGGGCCGGACTATATCGACCCCGCCTTCCATGAAGCCCTGACCGGGCGCACCAGCCTCAACCTTGATAGCTGGGCCATGCCCCCGGGCCTGCTCGATGGCGTGATGGCACAGGCGCAGGCAGGCTGCGACGTGCTGGTGGCCGAAGCCTCGATGGGCCTGTTCGACGGGTTGATGGGGCCTGCGGGCGGGCGCGGGGCGCCTGCGGATATCGCGGCCCGCTACGGCCTGCCGGTGCTGCTGGTGCTCGACATTTCAGGCCAGGGCCAGTCAGCCGCCGCTACCGCGCTGGGCTTTGCCACGCTGGACCCGGCGGTGAAAATCGCGGGCGTGATCCTCAACCGCGTCGGCTCCCCCCGCCATGCCGCCATGGCCACACAGGCCATGGAAGCGATCGGCCTGCCGGTGCTTGGCGCGTTCGGGCGCGATACGCAGCTTGAGCTGCCCGAGCGCCATCTGGGGCTGGTGCAGGCACGCGAGCATGGCGGCCTTGATGCCCTGGCCGAACGACTGGCCACCCAGGCCGAGCGCGACCTTGATCTTGACGCCATACTGGCCTGCACCACGCCACCCCGCCTGCCCGCGCCCGCCAGCAGCCTGTGCGCCGTGCCACCACCGGGGCAGCGGATTGCGGTGGCCGATGATGCCGCGTTCTCGTTCCTGTATGCCCATATCATCGCGGGCTGGCGGCAGGCGGGAGCGGAACTGCATCCCTTCTCCCCCCTTGCCGATGAAGGCCCGGGCGAAGACTGCGATGCCTGCTGGCTGCCCGGCGGCTACCCTGAACTACATGCGGGCCGTCTGGCCGCATGTGGGAATTTTCGCACCACGCTGGCCCGTTTCGCCCGCACCCGGCCCGTGCATGGGGAATGCGGGGGCTTCATGGTGCTGGGCGAGAGCCTGACCGACAAGGCGGGCGAGACCCACCGCATGACCGGCCTGCTCGGCCATGCCACGTCCTTTGCCAAACGCCGCATGAACCTTGGCTACCGCAGCGCCACATTGCGCGAAGGCTGCGCCATAGGCCCTGCGGGCACCGTGCTGCGCGGGCATGAATTCCACTACGCCACGGTCACTGACCCCGGCCGGGACACACCCCTTGCCGACATGACCGATGGCTACGGCGTGGACCGGGGCACGGGCGGGGCGCGGCGGGGGCATGTTTCAGGCACGTTCTTCCATGTGCTTTCTACGCTGGAGGATGCAGCCTGA